From the Pseudomonas sp. SORT22 genome, one window contains:
- the nuoH gene encoding NADH-quinone oxidoreductase subunit NuoH, producing MTWFTPEVIDVIITVIKAIVVLLAVVVCGALLSFVERRLLGWWQDRYGPNRVGPFGMFQIAADMLKMFFKEDWNPPFVDKVIFTLAPVVAMSALLIAFAIIPITPTWGVADLNIGLLFFFAMAGLSVYAVLFAGWSSNNKYALLGSLRASAQTVSYEVFMGLALMGIVAQVGSFNMRDIVDYQAQNLWFIIPQFFGFCTFFIAGVAVTHRHPFDQPEAEQELADGYHIEYAGMKWGMFFVGEYIGIILISALLVTLFFGGWHGPFGILPQLSFVWFALKTAFFIMLFILLRASIPRPRYDQVMDFSWKFCLPLTLINLLVTAALVLLNTPAVAAQ from the coding sequence ATGACCTGGTTCACCCCTGAAGTGATCGATGTGATCATCACCGTCATCAAGGCCATCGTGGTCTTGCTGGCCGTGGTGGTCTGCGGTGCGCTGCTCAGCTTCGTCGAGCGGCGCCTGCTGGGCTGGTGGCAGGACCGCTACGGTCCGAACCGCGTCGGCCCGTTCGGCATGTTCCAGATCGCTGCCGACATGCTCAAGATGTTCTTCAAGGAAGACTGGAACCCGCCCTTCGTCGACAAGGTGATCTTCACCCTGGCGCCGGTGGTGGCCATGAGCGCCTTGCTGATCGCCTTCGCGATCATCCCGATCACCCCGACCTGGGGTGTTGCGGACCTGAACATCGGCCTGCTGTTCTTCTTCGCCATGGCCGGCCTTTCGGTATACGCGGTACTGTTCGCCGGCTGGTCGTCGAACAACAAGTACGCCCTGCTTGGCAGCCTGCGGGCCTCGGCCCAGACCGTGTCGTACGAAGTGTTCATGGGCCTGGCGCTGATGGGCATCGTTGCCCAGGTCGGCTCGTTCAACATGCGCGATATCGTTGACTACCAGGCCCAGAACCTGTGGTTCATCATTCCGCAGTTCTTCGGCTTCTGCACCTTCTTCATCGCTGGCGTCGCCGTGACTCACCGTCACCCGTTCGACCAGCCGGAAGCGGAACAGGAACTGGCCGACGGTTACCACATTGAATATGCCGGCATGAAATGGGGCATGTTCTTCGTCGGTGAGTACATCGGCATCATCCTGATCTCGGCGCTGCTGGTAACCCTGTTCTTCGGTGGCTGGCACGGACCGTTCGGCATCCTGCCGCAACTGTCGTTCGTCTGGTTCGCCCTGAAGACCGCGTTCTTCATCATGCTGTTCATCCTGCTGCGCGCCTCTATTCCGCGCCCGCGCTATGACCAGGTGATGGACTTCAGCTGGAAGTTCTGCCTGCCGCTGACCCTGATCAATTTGCTGGTGACCGCTGCGCTCGTGTTGCTCAACACGCCAGCTGTTGCGGCCCAGTGA
- the nuoI gene encoding NADH-quinone oxidoreductase subunit NuoI translates to MFKYIGDIVKGTGTQLRSLVMVFSHGFRKRDTLQYPEEPVYLPPRYRGRIVLTRDPDGEERCVACNLCAVACPVGCISLQKAETEDGRWYPEFFRINFSRCIFCGLCEEACPTTAIQLTPDFEMAEFKRQDLVYEKEDLLISGPGKNPDYNFYRVAGMAVAGKPKGAAQNEAEPINVKSLLP, encoded by the coding sequence ATGTTCAAATATATTGGCGACATCGTTAAGGGCACTGGCACCCAGCTGCGCAGCCTGGTGATGGTGTTCTCTCACGGTTTTCGCAAACGTGACACCCTGCAGTACCCCGAAGAGCCGGTTTACCTGCCGCCACGCTACCGTGGCCGCATCGTCCTGACCCGCGACCCGGATGGCGAAGAGCGCTGTGTAGCGTGCAACCTGTGTGCCGTGGCTTGCCCGGTCGGTTGCATCTCGCTGCAGAAAGCCGAAACAGAAGACGGTCGTTGGTACCCGGAGTTCTTCCGCATCAACTTCTCCCGTTGCATTTTCTGCGGCCTCTGCGAGGAAGCCTGCCCGACCACCGCGATCCAGCTCACCCCGGATTTCGAGATGGCCGAGTTCAAACGTCAGGACCTGGTGTACGAGAAAGAAGATCTGCTGATCTCCGGCCCCGGCAAGAACCCTGACTACAACTTCTACCGTGTTGCAGGTATGGCTGTTGCCGGCAAGCCGAAAGGCGCCGCGCAGAACGAAGCCGAGCCGATCAACGTGAAGAGCTTGCTCCCTTAA
- the nuoJ gene encoding NADH-quinone oxidoreductase subunit J: MEFAFYFASGVAVVSTLRVITNTNPVHALLYLIISLISVAMTFFALGAPFAGVLEVIAYAGAIMVLFVFVVMMLNLGPASVAQERGWLKPGIWLGPVVLGALLLVELLYVLFASESGAGIGHTTVDAKAVGISLFGPYLLVVELASMLLLAAAVTAFHLGRNEAKE; the protein is encoded by the coding sequence ATGGAATTCGCTTTCTATTTCGCATCCGGTGTCGCTGTGGTGTCCACCCTTCGGGTGATCACCAACACCAACCCCGTGCACGCCCTGCTCTACCTGATCATTTCGCTGATCTCCGTGGCGATGACCTTCTTCGCCCTCGGCGCTCCGTTCGCCGGTGTCCTGGAAGTGATCGCCTACGCTGGCGCCATCATGGTGCTGTTCGTCTTCGTGGTGATGATGCTCAACCTCGGGCCGGCTTCGGTCGCCCAGGAACGCGGCTGGCTCAAGCCGGGCATCTGGCTCGGCCCGGTGGTGCTTGGCGCACTGCTGCTGGTCGAACTGCTGTACGTGCTGTTCGCCAGCGAAAGCGGCGCCGGCATCGGCCACACCACGGTTGACGCCAAGGCCGTCGGCATCAGCCTGTTCGGCCCTTACCTGCTGGTGGTGGAACTGGCCTCGATGCTGCTGCTCGCCGCAGCGGTGACGGCTTTCCACCTCGGCCGCAACGAGGCGAAGGAGTAA
- the nuoK gene encoding NADH-quinone oxidoreductase subunit NuoK — MPAIPLEHGLAVAGILFCLGLVGLMVRRNILFVLMSLEIMMNASALAFIVAGSRWAQPDGQIMFILVISLAAAEASIGLAILLQLYRRFHTLDIDAASEMRG; from the coding sequence ATGCCAGCAATTCCTCTCGAACATGGCCTGGCCGTCGCCGGCATCCTGTTCTGCCTCGGCCTTGTCGGCCTGATGGTGCGCCGCAATATTCTTTTCGTGTTGATGAGCCTGGAAATCATGATGAACGCCTCGGCACTGGCTTTCATCGTCGCCGGCAGCCGCTGGGCGCAACCGGATGGACAGATCATGTTCATCCTGGTGATCAGCCTGGCAGCGGCCGAGGCCAGTATCGGCCTGGCGATCCTGTTGCAGCTGTATCGCCGCTTCCACACTCTCGATATCGATGCTGCCAGTGAGATGCGCGGATGA